The following DNA comes from Halalkaliarchaeum sp. AArc-CO.
CTCGTCGTCGTCACTGGGGACGGCTGCAAGCGCTTGAACCGATCACCCCGAACCTGGAAACCGCTCGGTGAGGAATAAGGTCGGTTCCAGGCGTCACGCCGGCGCAAGTACCGCCAGCGTCGCCCCGCGGGTGAACTCCTCGTCTTCCAGGAGGTGAATTTCCTCGAGTTTCCCCGAGACCGGTGCGGAAACGTCGAAGCTCACTTTTTCGACCTGCAGTTCACACAGCGGATCACCGGCCTCGACAGTCGCCCCCTCCCTGAGGAACCAGTTGACGACGACCCCTTCCTCGGACTCGACGTCCGCAGGCCAGTGATCGTCGACGAGGACGGCGACTCGCTCCCCACTCATTCGTGGACAGCCCGGACGGCGTCTGCGATGTCACCGGTATCCGGGATCGTTTCGTTCTCCAGCGGCCGGGCGTACGGGATCGGGAC
Coding sequences within:
- a CDS encoding lipoyl domain-containing protein → MSGERVAVLVDDHWPADVESEEGVVVNWFLREGATVEAGDPLCELQVEKVSFDVSAPVSGKLEEIHLLEDEEFTRGATLAVLAPA